The DNA window GAGGCTTCTCTTCAGTGCTGGACATTCACATTTGTTTGAAGAGGAATGTACAGAAAGATCTATAGATGAGTAGTATAATAAGTAGTTATCACCATCAACACTAGTTACAGAAAATGGAAGTTTCTGTGGATGAGGTGAGAATTTTCCTCCGGTAATATTCAGTACTGCAAGGAAACCATCAATTTTCTGCACAAGACAAATAACAAAGTTATGCGAAATTCAGACAGCTTACAGACTGCATTAGATCAGATTTAGATAATCAGTGGTAACAGGGAATAAAGGTACCTGGTTGGCAATCCCAGAAGCGAACCTACCAGATAACAGTGATTCCTCGAATGAGCCAACTAACGACCTTCTGACTGATAATCCACTCAGGGATCTACCTATTTTTGCATTTTGAGTAGTAAACTTTCTATTATGTCCGTGAATGGATATCAAACTCTCCGGTGTTAATTGATCAACTTCAATAAGAAATCTTCATCTTGTTCAAGCTCTCTGCTTGACATGATGACATTCTCATCCCTATGAAACGACACAAAGCTCGGAATAGTTCCTTTAAGAGACTGTTTGACATCTTTAAATGTTATGCAGCTCTCATCAAACTCCCTTTTGGGATCCCTAGATCCTTGAGAATTTCTTATTTTCCCACAAAATCTTGGTCCAAGAGGAGATAGAGATAACAGAGTGGAGACTAGAGCATCCTGTGATATACTCACTGCTCTATCCTTAGAGGGTGTCTCTATTTTTCCATTATAACATGTAATACTGTTGTATGATGAGATGAGATTTTGATACATATATCCATGATTTTCTAACAAGGGGGCCCATCAGTGATGATCCTGCAGTTGACGTCACAATCTTCTTCTGATAGACTACTACTCCTTGAAAAGATAGGTATAGACCAACTTGGTGGACTGCCGTGGTCCAAATTACCAATGTGAGCTTTTTTATACTCTTTCAGGGTAATGCCATGACTACCTCCTCTTAAGTGGAAATCCTTGAGGTAGGATGTGTTCCCAATTTCCAGACGCTCACCCCCAAATTCATTGGGCAGAGCCAAGCCATTCAAAGGCGACAATAGCCTTTTCCTAATCATTGAACTCGAGTTCTCATTTGCATTGCAAGTTATAGTACCCCAGATGCTTGTCTTCATCCTTATTGGTACAGTTCATGAGCCCGTTAGGCTCAAAACCCACAATCCTTGAAGCAGGAGTTTGAATGTTCTTTTCACCAGGACGTGGCAAGAAGGTAGTTCTGTCAATAGATTCAATCCTCAATTTTTGCAAATTGGGCACGCCATCTTGAGGCAAACTAACCGTACCACAATCCTTTGTACGTTCCCCAAATGAAGAGCATGGAAAATCAGTCATGCAATTGTTTGACTGCCTAATGTGCCTCTCGCTCACACCAAAGCTTCCTGCACCACCAAACCGTGTGGGTATCTGCACCATTGAGCTCCCTGAAGTAGACACTTCATCAGCTACATTTCCTGATGGAACTTGAGGCAAACCCATTCTGACAGACCAGCTTACTCGTTTCACTCTTTACTTGACCCCCACAACCTACAAGTAGATGCACTAACTAGTTGCAGCTGATTAAACCAAATAACGGTCTTTATCCTCTTAAAAGAATACAAGAAAACCAATAACCGGAAATCATCAAGAGTCCAAAGAACATGCTTATAATATTCCTCTGTTTCCAAGTATTGTACACAATCCAACATAAACTTCAACTATATCTCTAGATGGCTTTTCATCTATCCACCCGACGCAAGGCCTTTCCAGTTGGAGTCCCTTCAAATATACCGGCAGCCAAACTTAGACGTAAAGCAAAATAAGAAGCAGAACAGGTAGCATAATATGCATTGCCTTCTGTATCGTACAAGGAGAAAAACCACGAAATCATCTATTCACTCAGAAAAATCACAATCTATCCTGAAAAGAAGCAAAAAGAGCTGGTTAACCATGTAGTTCATCTACTGAATGACAACTAAATAGAGGCAAAATAACACGTGTTTGCAGTTACACTACAAAGTAATTTCAACTCAGTTTTACAGTGGAAAAGTACCAAAAAGAGTATATTCTTATCGGATTTGCTAAAAGAGATGTTACAATAATTTATGTTCACACCAATCCAAAGCTCAATCTTAGACTGAAAGAGAAAGCAATCCATCTGAGCATCATTGCCAAAAATTACAGtagcaaaataaaacaaagacTTGAACTTTAGATAAACCATCCCAAACCCATGAAAGTTAGAGGTAGACGATCAGTGATTCATTTTCAATAATAGTAATCAAGCTCCTTTAAATGGCATACAAtcccaaaaatgaaaatgacaacCCAGAAACTCAGATGGTCTTTAACGCAACCAAGAAGAGCTCAATCAATGTCAGAAACCAGCAAATATTGCTTTTTTACCACAAAATTGTgcaaaaaaattcattaaaacaCATGTATTGAAAAGACCCACCAGTTCAGATTGCAAATATCGGAAATGACGGATTTTTAATCGGATTACAAAAGGGGTTTACGTTTGGGAAAGTGATTTGAAAACGAAAAGAATGCAGTGAATCTTGCAATCCTAAATTCTGCCAGCGGCGTCTCGTTTTTATCTGTTTCTTTCCAAACGATAGAAATCCAATTGAGTATATATGTAAGTATATAACCTATCAATCACTTCAATCTACTTATTTGTTTTTTCGTTCACAATAATATTCCATCCAGTCCCCTAACATTAAAACATTTAAAATTACACGggttataatataaaattagtaaaagaaCAGTTAATAGGTCCCATctcattaaatttaaaaaaaagtaaaatttctaattttagaagatataaaagaaagaatttctatttttaaaagacgAGAATCACATCGAAATGGgctaatgataaaaaaaatacaatagtTATATCACTGTCTTTGTAGTCAACTTTAAGGacaaaatatatgaatttattaaTGTGCATCTAATTTCTAATAAAATCGAATTTCATCCAAGTTGAATTTAAGGTGATATTTGTGTAAATTTACATTGATTTCATTTGAGATTGTTAGGGGGTATGGTTGGATTAGTAAGGACCCAAGATAGATACCTAAGCTAAGTCGAGAACTCTAAGGAATCAGCTCTCACTCAAAACGGTTCAGCTCAAGATGTAGTTGAAATTAGTTGAGGAGCAGCTTGATGAATTTAATAAGGTGACgatctaaaaaatataaatgtgaGCCTAGAGGTTGAGGAGGACAAGGTGATCTTGCTTCTAAATGCATTTCCTAAATCCTACGACCACCTCAAGAATGTCATGCTGGGTTTGATGGCTACAAGCATAGCAGTTCAATACAAcacatattttataaaaaaaataatatttttagattgtaattttataataaaaatatttttgtgtggGACAGCAGTTCAGTTCCTGTTGCGCTTGGAGCCACAACAGGGGATGCTTGGAGCCACAACAGGGGATCCAAACCCTGTCATGCAATATGGGAGAGAAAAGACCATCACATTAGATTAGATGTAAGTCCATTGCGTTTTGAAGGCAAAAAAAAATTCCAGGAGGCCTCAAGTGTGGGTCATGATTAATCAAGCGAAACGCATGTCATCAAGATGTTCAAGAACAAAAAAAGAGTTTAAAGGGAAGGAAGGTGCAGAGAAACTCATgtgaattaaatgttttatcgTTAACTAACATACTAAAAACAGTTTAAATGTTTTatcctaaaaaaaattgactcaacttagttgagataGAGGGATACACAGTCAAATAAAACTAGTATGAaacattaaaatatcaaatataaGTAAGACAACAAATTTGGAGTAGGCTTGTAATTTTCAAAGAAAAAACATTCTCTACTTAAGAATATATACCTATTTTATACCATTAGGTGATAAAAGGATAATTTTATGagaaagtgattgagctattcAAAAGGAAAAAAGGATAAAGACATTGCAAAGATGAGAAGAGTTGATAAGTAAAAAATAGATGAAAAGAATAGCCACGAAAAagttaagaaaaaaatgaaaaattaagaaatagAAAGAATAAACGGTGTTAGAGGAAAAGAAGAAATTTGACAAAGACATTAATGGTTCCTTTAAAAACAAACACGTTGAATGTTTTAGCTTTCAAAAGAAATATGAAGGGATATATAGACCATATTGCATTAACATAACTCATATCTGCAGTTCAAATAGTGAGGTGGGCGAGGAGGCGTCAACAAAGATGGACATCGAATTCAACCTCAGACTCCATAACGTCATCTCTCCAATGCTATTCTCTGGGGTGGAGCCAGGATTTCAATTCGACGGGGGCAAAAATATATCtaagaataaattttaaaagtttGAGGTGGAGTATTTATAAAGgaaatcaaaattttttaaaaattactccatgAAATAATACTACATGAAATATAATGAGGATGGGCAAATGCCCCTTATCCCCTCCTAGTAGATCCGCCCCTGGGTTTTCTAAAATCTAAAATGAAGTTCACCGTTAACTCCAATGGTACTCAAAAACCCATCCCATTAATTTATGTTTTgagtaaaatatactccattttgGGTTTACACTTAAACAAATCAAAATCACTTTTCtcaaattttgtgagtaaaaaaatACGAATGaatagagaatattcttttaagtttgaatttagtgtaaatggttgaagtaaaattattttttgatgtgatatttacactaaaatgatTTGAGTTTAGTGTGAACTATTGGAGATGCTCCTATCCACCCATCTATTCCATTTCTCTCCAAATCATATACTTCAATGCAACCTCACATCCagaagagtgaactacataaatggtaactgatttttcattttcccacataaatggtacttgatctttattttatatagttttCGGTACCATATGACAAAAATAACTCTatgtaccaaacatgtgattttttttattatgaatgatatttttggaaatttcaattaaatagtactctccaaacatgtgatttcttttttcttcctttcttttttttttcttctttaatttcttcttctttcttttttcgtcATTGTCTTCTTacttttttagtattttatcttcatttcttctttctttttcttcttaatttatgtatcctcttttttcttttctcttctttttcttctttctttttagtgttttatacatacatctaattacCTAATtacattcataatataaatcaagaacaaaacacctaattaaattaattatttaaactaattaaattaattgaatatttttaattaaattactttatactcattttagggttgaaacacctaactaaaaatatccaattgtttatatcattatgaatataattcacaattttaaatttttattaagactgtattgattagttattatttaatataaaataataacaacaataataatagttattattatataatattatactatgattcataatttaaataattatactataagtatttattaattaatactagaTTTTAGTATTATAGCAATAAtgtatattataataataataattaaatataattataaatataattttttaagtatatttgaatgatattaaaaataaattgattattaatttataatattaaaataataatattaatattgattaagtataaagagtgaggagaatgaggGAAGATagtataatatcacttttggtactagttttgtaTATGCTCAAAATATCATCTACgacacaaatggaaaaatgtgtttgtttagagggcattttggggtgaaaattgcatcaggtaccaaaaatgtgatttatatgtataaaaaatggtataaaataaatatcaagtaccatttatgtgcgaaagtaaaagatcaggtaccatttatgtagttcagtCCATCTACAAAGTCCTTGCTGAATGTGTCAGTGAGGCTTGTGCAATTCAAGTTTGAGCATAATTGCTTCTAGATTTATCTTCTTCAACCACTACATCACATCATTTGCAAAAGCCGACTTAGTTTTTCAATAAGATAGCACTTTTGATAGCCTTTCGACTAGGATCTTTGTAATAATCTTATAGATGCTCCCAATGTTAGTATTttctccgtcccaactaagttgatacAAAACTTCTAGGCATGgtaattaagaaattgtgttgaaaagtatgagagatgaataaagtaggaaagataaagaaagtGTAAAGTAGGAGatggaaaaaattaaaagtgatgggatgttttgtttttagtccaGAAAGAAAAttactcaacttagttgggagacatcccaaaaaaaaatgaattaacttAGTTgtgacggagggaatattaatCATTCTTAAAATCCTTAAATTTCACTACCATCTCTAGAATCAAAGTCACTTACATTAACTTCTATTTATAGAGatttttgtaaaattttatCTTCAGAATCAAAGTCACCTACGTTCTACTGATCCTTCTATATGAAATTTTTCAAAGTAAAAAAGAATAGATTAACGAACTTCTATTTATAGAGAATTTTGCAAAATTTCAGGTTTTCATCTAATTTACGGCGGCCTCTTAATGAGTCCACCCCATCTTAACTAATTGGTAGATTCGATTTAAACCTACCCTTTCCAACTAAAGTGCATCCTAATATTTAGTACTTTTGAAAGCTgtagggataaaatgatactactaCATTAATTAtcgtttattttataatttgaagAGTAAAAATCATAATTTCGACCAAACTGTTCGAAATGCTTTGGCCTAAAAGTTGATCAAACAAGTATGGACCACAACAAGCTGAATTGGGATTAGAACCACAAAAATTGCTAAAATCGATCCAAAATTGAGACTCTGATTTATTAGTAGACGTTAAGACGTCAATTTTGTCGGACACAGACCTCCACATGCCTGCCCTTGTTACATTAATTTGAAGGAAATAGGTGGAAGTacaattgattaattaattcttCTTAAATAGTTGTAAACTTGTAGTAGTTTATTTAGTGAAATGATTTTTTATACATAGTTCAAGGTATAATATAGAATTCAGATCCAACTAAGTCAATTTCTAATAACACAAAAATCTCGATCACTTGGATATATTcgacactacaaatttaattaagttGCACATTCAGCTAGTAGGGAAAATTTGCctttcaacaccattctattAAGTTCTcctaaaaaatcaaattttttatttaatgataaTAGTTATTGAAATCACAAAAttcaatcaaattttaattctagcctataaaactataaaatggatattaaaatataaaatttcatattttctaaATTATTATGTGAATATATAGAATGACGTATTTTGAGAATGCTCAAAACGCCATTCGTTTTGTTAATATAGGGTTAAAGTTGATTGATTTAGTTTAAATGTAAAATGGAGCAAGTAAAATGCAGCAAATAgcaacaataaaattaattaatcatttgGCAGTGGAAAGTGAGTTAGTTAAGCATATATTACGATTTTTGTCCCCTCGTACCAACTTTGTCATTATTATCCCACACTCTTCactttttcatttaattcaaTCCTTGCAAACACTTAGAATAATATGAGCATCCCATTATCCTTTTTCCCTTGGTTGTCAATAGGAGTATATGAAATTAAAATCTAGAATATTTACAAGTTCTTGAATATATAGTCCCAACCATCACCATGGGAAAGGGCTGCTGCTGCTCCCACGAAGGCGACGGTGGCTCATCGGCGCTGCTAGGATTGTTGGTGGCGCTGGCGCTGGCGATCACTCTGTTTTTTCTGTGCCAACCGCCTCGTGTTAGAAGACACTACAAAGTTTGCTACCATTATCCATGCTAAATTTACCtacctcttttttattttatattgtacTGTATGTTGAATTAATGGATTCTGTGGGCTTTTGCTCTTCTCACCTGTGATATGCTTTCCGATTAACTACATATCATAAGTAACTTTTGTTCAATCATAGGAGTACTTGTTTTCTGAATGTCGGTCATGGCTTTGGCCACTATTATGTACCTACtgtttttatgtttgtttaaTGACaatttctattaatttaattcgcAGTTTGTACAGAAAAATTAGATCATTTGATTAACATCAATGCTAATCAAGCAGACTACTGTAAATTTATTGGATGAGTAGTTCATCAAAATCTATCTAAATTCTTTTTGGAAATATTCCCTtccaattttttaatattagtagaactattttttcttttctgccTTTCTCCCGTGTCATTTTATTTTAGCTACTCTTTATCACCCCACCAGCACCAAGTAGAATAATCACTAAGAAAATTAATATCAAAGTGATAATCATGAATTACACACAGCTGTCATTAGTTTGACTTAATATCTTGATATTGTTAAAATGATATGCAAAACCACATTTTTCGGTTACAAAtgttaatttttcaaaagaataaACTATAGTACATAAATACTTCCTCATTATTCGAGGGCATTGAGAATTTGAGATTAAGAATAATATGTTAAGTGGatgatgaataaaataagagatatgaaaagataaaaaaagtaaaagtgttactttttgccaaaaaataaaaataactaaattatcttaaaattttccaaaataaatgaACGACTCAATTACCAAGGAAGAAAAATAGATAGAGTAGTTCCTTAACTTTGCAATTTCACATTCGTTGTCTTTGGAAATTATACATTCATGCATTCATGGTCtttcgaaaaatatgaaaaggTGTAAAAGCACTTTGATCCATTACATGCTACGTTAAGCCAATAATATACTAAAAGCTTTACAAATACTACAAACCTAAATAAAACTCAAGCATACAATATAACATGAGATGCAACTTTTAATatgagaaaaaagaaattgaagaGTCTCGTTGTAGGCGGAAAATTTTCACTCCATGACTGTTTTTagtaatatagtagtagtagaatatatagatagatatagaTGTGGCTGCTATACTCGAACAAATTAGGGCTGCAGCTTCTACTAATACTAACTGGAGCACAGCTTCTCCAGAGCCATGTTCTCGTCGCCACCAACACCCTCTAGAGCACTTCTCACCAAAGCTTCACCAAATCCCATCTCCACAAGCTTCTGTACCTGCGCAAGTTGCACCAAATTTGGAACTGTTATTGTAGCTCGTGTACACTACTTTTTCTTGGTACTTTTACTTTGAGTGTATCAAACCATATTGTCTTTATTAAAAGTTTAGGTTAGTTCGCATTTATGTGCGTGACTCAATTCTACAAGCCTGTCAAGCCTTAAATGACGCAGCTAGAATTAATCATACACGGCAAAATCAATGGACAAAGAGTAGCGGCTAGTATACGACAAGTATATTTCTTTAAAATGTAACATACCTTCTCCTCGACACCAAGAGACAATGTTTTCGCAAATGCCTCTGTCCAGTAACGAGCCGTACCGACAAAAGTCTGGTAGTCTTTTAGATACTGCAGAGTGCAGAAGAATAACAACCAATAAACAAGTAAGCAAAAGATAAAATTGACCATCAAAAAATCATGTGTACCCGGAAAGAGCAAGAGAAAGATAAAATTTGTAACATAAGGTCATCAGAAAAACAAGATAAAGGCACATTGACAGCACCTGCTGTGCTACAACAGCATCCTGGGGATCGTCAGGTTCGGGAGCAGATAATAATGCTTGAACAGAAAGGAGTCCTGTTTTCAAAGTAAGTGCTGGGCTCCATTGGTCTTTCAGGATATCAAGGCATATGGCACCACTTTGACTGCTAATGTTTGGGTGCCTTTAATATAAACAAAGTCTTTAAAGAACTAAAAAGGCAAATAACTTCTCAAAGCACGATATTACGGCCTCATATAGTACCGATAagcaattgaaaataaaattgatagcTGGACAAAAACTATTTTCATGAACATTTAGATATCAAGTTCAACTCTTTAAAAGTGAGCCTTCAATTAGTAATAAGATGAGCTGTGAATTTTTGGCAGAAAACAGAATTAGGTTGAGAGTTAAATGTGATTTGCATGACCTCTGAAGGGACGCGTTAGTTGCTGATAACTTGTTCAGTGTAAAATAACTTCAATCCTCAATTcctcaatttaataaaaaaaattgagacaATCCAGACAGAAAAATGTGAAGAGAGAGATGATGGCTGTTTTGAGCATCAATCAGCCCTTTTTTCTGAAAACGAAAATTGCAAAACAGAACCAAACATATATTTCCACAAAACATTTTCCCTTAATAGCCTAATAGATCAGATTTTCTAATACAGTCATTCTCTGTATTTCCTAAACCACATACCAAGACAAGCACAATATCACCGATAGAAATTAAGAGTTGAGAAACATCAAACACATAATTTAGTTCAAGAATAGATGATTCGCTAAGGATATAAATTTATTAGATAAAAAACTGTCTAAACTAGCACTCTCAGCTATTTTTATTATGACACTCTCAGCTGTTTTTATAATGATGGAATCACATACACTAACTAACCTCACCGTGAACATAGAGCCGGAGAAAGTAATTACTTGATTATTTTTGTAGCCTGTATTTggtttatactccctccatccagaTTAATTGACTCATATTCTCTTTGGCAAAAATTAACTCTTATTctatctcctactttattctctcttttctctcctaCTATATTATCTCTCAATTACTCACTACACCCCTTTTTTCTTAATTCTTGTGCCAAATCAAATGCCTCACTTACGTCAGGACTCATTGAAATATTATGTAGACATTTTATAATCATATTGTCAGCCTAGTTTGACTTGTTTTTTCTATGCCAAGGCACTagaaaacaatttaaatttacatTTGCTTATAACAGTTCAGCTTGGGgggttttaatttatgtttgcaCACAGAGaaaatacatatacaaaatGAATTATAGCCACGGTGACAATTGGATTTAAAAGGAAACCAAACTGCGAAATAATCTGGCAAACAAACCAATCCATACACAAGGTAGGAGTCCTGCCCACACCGTATTTTTATAACTGCCAATATTTCTAGGTCAGACTTTAGCTCCTCAGGTATGTTGTCATTCATTAGATTACATATCCTTGtaattaaaaagtgaataaattaTGATGCGATCAGAAAGTTTAACTGAAAAGATCCAGCAAACATAACAGAACCGTAACCTACAGAAATCCATTAAAATGTGTATCTCCTTCCCTAACCGTTTCTATAAAATGAAACCTGGCAATTGAATGCATCATATCATTTCACATTTATTTATAGACATGGAATCGGTATACTGTAGAGATGGAAGATTTTAAATGTTCATTCAAAATCAGATGTTACCTAACAAGCACGACAGCAGTCCAGAATACATACTCTTACATACAGACATTAGGGGAAGAAAGAGCACAGAAAGACAGGTTTCATCATACCACACTTTAGTCGCAAACCGCATTTTGGGAGGCTCAAAAGGGTAACCATCTGCAAGGAGGgggaaaaataataaaattgcaAATACTTGGTAATGAGCTTAAGATCCAGAGTTACATTTCATGAAAATCTAAGAATACAACGAAGTTCCTTATGTATAGTTTGCGGCCATCGTGAAGGATAGTAATAGAATATGGCAATCAAACTCAAGATTGCCATAAACAGGTGATGGTTTGGAAAGAAAACACAGTTCAAAGAGGATATTGGATCtacataaacatttttcctgCCTAGTTTAATGCATACCACCATATCGTGAAAGTAATAGGAACAAAGCaccaaatattttaaaaacagaTTCACAACACATGTACttgatttaataaaatgattGACTCGCCCACACACAGACACAGGCACACAAACACTGTCCAACAAATTCAAAAACATGCTCGTTTCAATAATTCATTCTATATTCAATAAACCAGAAGAAACTCGAACAAAAGGTAAATTAGATATTACCAGGCAAGGTTATGTCGATCTTGAAGGTACCGCCTTCATAAGGTGTACCAACAGGACCATGAATTGTACCAAACAAGTGGGTGAGATTAGTGTCACCCTTAGGGCTGACCTTTATCCCTGAAACCTCAAAGTCTTTGTTGCAGTCCTGCAATTCCTTCTGAACCCTAGCAAAATCGAccatttctgatttttttttccgtCTACTAACTTCCCCAAATCAAAGAGAAAATTGTGGAATTGAGCTGTGTAGAGGGGTTTAGCTTATATGCTCCGCCGCGGCTTCTTTGTCTCTCTTCCCTattagagagaagaagaagcgTACACAGTGAATTACACAGCATAAAATTGTCCTGCAGAAAATTCAGAGAAAGTGAGAGACGAGAGATTAGATGAGAATTAGAGAGCGTGAGAGGAATTATTAATTCATTTACCAGCCCAGTCTTGATCTTCGAACGGTCGAACCCTTCAACTGAATATTTTGCATGAAGAGAGCATTA is part of the Salvia splendens isolate huo1 chromosome 6, SspV2, whole genome shotgun sequence genome and encodes:
- the LOC121809848 gene encoding ubiquitin-conjugating enzyme E2 27-like gives rise to the protein MVDFARVQKELQDCNKDFEVSGIKVSPKGDTNLTHLFGTIHGPVGTPYEGGTFKIDITLPDGYPFEPPKMRFATKVWHPNISSQSGAICLDILKDQWSPALTLKTGLLSVQALLSAPEPDDPQDAVVAQQYLKDYQTFVGTARYWTEAFAKTLSLGVEEKVQKLVEMGFGEALVRSALEGVGGDENMALEKLCSS